In Candidatus Hydrogenedentota bacterium, the genomic stretch GCGGGCGTGGGTAAGACGCAGATTGTCGAGGGTCTCGCGCTGCGCCTGGCGCGGGATGGACGCCAGACCGACCTGCCGCCGTTTCGTATTGTGGAGCTGAACGTGGCTTCGCTGATGGCGGGCACACAGTATCGGGGCGCCTTCGAGGAGAAGGTGCTGGCGCTGATCGAGCAGGCGAAGCGATCCGAGCACCTGGTTGTTTTCATTGATGAGGTGCACCTGATTTTCGGCGCGGGCGCCACGCAGGGCGACAGCCTGGATCTGGCGAACCTGCTGAAACCGGCGCTCGCCCGGGGAGAATTCCGGTGTATTGGCGCGACGACGCTCCAGGAATACCGGAAATTCGTCCAGCGGGACCCGGCGATCGAGCGTCGCTTCCAGATGGTGCGCGTGGAGGAGCTTTCGCCCGAGGCGACGTACGAGGTGCTGAAGCGGGTCCGCCCCACGCTGGAAAAACACCACCGGGTGCATATCCACCGCCGTACGCTTCGGGCGGCGATCGACTTGAGTGTCCGCTACCTGCCGCAGCGTAGCCTGCCGGACAAGGCGATCGACGTGCTGGATCAGGCGTGCGCGCGGCACCGGCTCCGATCACTCATGATGCGCAAGAAGGACCAGCCCGATCCGGAGAACCCGGACACGAGCGGGGAGCGCAGCGTGACGCCACACTCGGTGCGGAAGGTCATCAGCCAGATCACGGCGATCCCGCTGGAGCAGCTGACGGCGGAGGAGCGGAAATACTTGAATAATCTGGACCAGACGATTAAGCGCCAGCTGATCGGGCAGGATGAGGCGGTGAACCGGGCGGTGGCGGCGGTCAAGAAATCCCGGGCGGGTCTGGGCGATCCCAACCGGCCCGACTCGATCATGCTGTTCCTGGGGCCGACGGGCGTGGGCAAGACGGAACTGGCGAAACAGCTGGCGCGCAACCTCTTCGGATCCTCCAGCCACCTGATCGTGTTCGACATGTCGCAGTACTCCGAAGAGCATTCCGTCGCGCGGCTGATCGGCGCGCCGCCGGGGTATGTGGGCCACGACGAGGAAGGGCTGCTGACGGGGGCGGTGCAGCGTTCGCCGTTTTCGATCCTGCTGTTTGACGAAATAGAGAAGGCGCACCCCCGCATTTTCGACCTGTTTTTGCCGATGTTCGACGAGGGGCGCCTGCGTGATTCGCGCGGGCGGGAGGTGAGCTTCCGCAATTGCATCATTATCCTGACGTCGAACATCGGCGCGGACCTGCTGTGCGAGCCCGGCGCGGTGGCGCGGCACGAGGATCTGGTCGATGCACTGCGGCAGGCGTTCCGGCCGGAGTTCGTGAACCGGATCGACCAGATCGTGCCCTTCTACCCGCTGCTGGCGGAGGATCTGCGCAGCATTCTGCGGCTGGAGATCAACGCGGTGCGGAAGCGGCTTGAGGAACGCCGTATCGGCATCCGGATGTACCAGAGGGCCTACGAGTACCTGGCGGAGCAGGGCTACAGCCGGGAGTTTGGCGCGCGCGAGTTGCGCCGCGCGGTGGACCGCCTGGTGACCACGCCGATCAGCGAGAAGATCATCGCCGGGGAGTTTGAGGAAGGGGACATGATCGACGTGATGATGGAAGACGGCCAGCTGGCCTACCGCCGCGGCAAACCGGCAAGCAGCGTGCCCGGGCTCGCGCCATGAACAAGCCCGATCGCCTCGAAATCATCAACGGCCCGGAAGACGGCACGGAGTTTCCCATCAGCCGGACGCCCGCGATCCTCGGCAGCGACCCGGATTGCGCCGTATCCATTCGCCTGGACGACATGATTCACCTGCACCACGCGCGCCTGACGTCGGTGGGCGACGGCTACCGAGTCCGCAAGATCCGGGGGGGCGTGCTCAGCGTAAACGGCAAGCCGGTGGGCCTGGTGCGGTCGCGCATCGTCCGGGAGGGGGGCGTGGTGCGCGCGGGGCGCACCGAGTTGTATCTGCACTGCGCGCCGGACGGGCTGGCGCGCCGGAGCCGCGGCCTCCCCGTGGAGAACGATCTGGCGTGGCTGCTGCGCCTGTCCGCCCGAAAAGGCTGGGAGGCGCTATCCTGGCTCGGACGTCGCCCGCGGCGACGGCGCGCGCGGTTCCGGCGGATGCTGATCCTGATGGCGATTGCGTTGCTGATCGCGTGGTGGTTCCGCCCGAGTCTCCTGGCGGAGATCCGGTACTACCTGTACCAGCTTTGGGCGCTCTTCCTGGATCAGCTTGAGGCGCTTATCCGCAGCTTCATTTAAGGGTGCTGTTCTGATATTACCGCG encodes the following:
- a CDS encoding ATP-dependent Clp protease ATP-binding subunit, with amino-acid sequence MQLNVSPEIGEALDRAAAISANQGSYFVGVNHLLAALLDQADKLPEGVRTRSLGDLFSVQREVHRQPWSGTASTPNGETFYTPRCIQIISQASRLAARIGHGPPAAGHLLLALLKDDLSAPARALKSLGLDRDTLIKQLQAELGFVSPQAHQKVTPLPEYSEVRLQNIPGARAPEPAPAREAQGSPAAAPAPREEVVPLPGQQPGPLTRDLMEAARRGDLQDATGRDDEILEILQILTRKTKNNAILVGDAGVGKTQIVEGLALRLARDGRQTDLPPFRIVELNVASLMAGTQYRGAFEEKVLALIEQAKRSEHLVVFIDEVHLIFGAGATQGDSLDLANLLKPALARGEFRCIGATTLQEYRKFVQRDPAIERRFQMVRVEELSPEATYEVLKRVRPTLEKHHRVHIHRRTLRAAIDLSVRYLPQRSLPDKAIDVLDQACARHRLRSLMMRKKDQPDPENPDTSGERSVTPHSVRKVISQITAIPLEQLTAEERKYLNNLDQTIKRQLIGQDEAVNRAVAAVKKSRAGLGDPNRPDSIMLFLGPTGVGKTELAKQLARNLFGSSSHLIVFDMSQYSEEHSVARLIGAPPGYVGHDEEGLLTGAVQRSPFSILLFDEIEKAHPRIFDLFLPMFDEGRLRDSRGREVSFRNCIIILTSNIGADLLCEPGAVARHEDLVDALRQAFRPEFVNRIDQIVPFYPLLAEDLRSILRLEINAVRKRLEERRIGIRMYQRAYEYLAEQGYSREFGARELRRAVDRLVTTPISEKIIAGEFEEGDMIDVMMEDGQLAYRRGKPASSVPGLAP